In the Scyliorhinus torazame isolate Kashiwa2021f chromosome 4, sScyTor2.1, whole genome shotgun sequence genome, one interval contains:
- the hmgn3 gene encoding high mobility group nucleosome-binding domain-containing protein 3 isoform X1 has protein sequence MAPKKATQSEGDQKSDQVTKLLRRSRRLENNAAAAAAAATAKEDSKPQKRARKLSPKPKKQAKGKEKKIVKEDDASAQNGETKADEIHVSRPSVSVTSARAAPPHLLSVKGQFETVAVKGTEN, from the exons ATGGCTCCTAAAAAGGCG ACCCAAAGTGAAGGCGACCAAAAATCTGATCAAGTGACTAAGCTG CTCCGAAGATCTCGTAGATTGGAAAAT aacgctgctgctgctgccgctgctgcTACTGCCAAGGAAGATTCCAAACCACAGAAGCGTGCTAGG AAGCTTTCACCGAAACCCAAGAAACAAGCCAAAGGAAAGGAGAAGAAAATAGTTAAGGAAGACGATGCATCTGCTCAAAATGGTGAAACAAAAGCTGATGAG ATCCATGTCTCTCGACCCTCTGTTAGTGTCACTTCAGCTAGAGCTGCCCCGCCCCACTTGCTGTCAGTGAAAGGACAGTTTGAGACCGTGGCAGTTAAGG GAACAGAAAACTGA
- the hmgn3 gene encoding high mobility group nucleosome-binding domain-containing protein 3 isoform X2, protein MAPKKATQSEGDQKSDQVTKLLRRSRRLENNAAAAAAAATAKEDSKPQKRARKLSPKPKKQAKGKEKKIVKEDDASAQNGETKADEEQKTESASDQND, encoded by the exons ATGGCTCCTAAAAAGGCG ACCCAAAGTGAAGGCGACCAAAAATCTGATCAAGTGACTAAGCTG CTCCGAAGATCTCGTAGATTGGAAAAT aacgctgctgctgctgccgctgctgcTACTGCCAAGGAAGATTCCAAACCACAGAAGCGTGCTAGG AAGCTTTCACCGAAACCCAAGAAACAAGCCAAAGGAAAGGAGAAGAAAATAGTTAAGGAAGACGATGCATCTGCTCAAAATGGTGAAACAAAAGCTGATGAG GAACAGAAAACTGAATCTGCAAGCGATCAGAATGACTGA